The following proteins are encoded in a genomic region of Methylobacterium tardum:
- a CDS encoding GntR family transcriptional regulator: MSSISALAELPQLERRTLSDTVYEALSDLLASGRLAPGDRLSLRQSAAALGVSVMPVREAVSRLAADGVLEVAPNRVIRVPVMSAAAFRALAETRIAVEGIAVARAAERRSAGELAAIRQAEAAFRMEAEAAHPDRTRAVQLNRVLHFAIYGACGLAPLQEIIARLWLKAGPVINLDLRAHPERLLQGFALRRHAEALAAIEIRDGAAASAAIAADIREAADFILSRGGLRDHQGEE, from the coding sequence ATGAGTTCCATTTCGGCACTGGCCGAACTTCCACAGCTCGAGCGGCGGACCCTGTCCGACACGGTCTACGAGGCACTCTCGGACCTGCTCGCCTCCGGCCGGCTGGCGCCGGGAGACCGGCTGTCCCTGCGCCAGAGCGCGGCGGCACTCGGGGTTTCGGTGATGCCGGTGCGCGAGGCGGTGAGCCGTCTGGCGGCCGACGGCGTGCTGGAGGTGGCGCCGAACCGGGTCATCCGGGTGCCGGTCATGAGCGCCGCGGCCTTCCGGGCGCTGGCCGAGACCCGCATCGCCGTCGAGGGCATCGCCGTGGCGCGCGCCGCGGAGCGGCGCTCGGCCGGCGAGCTCGCGGCGATCCGGCAGGCCGAGGCGGCGTTCCGGATGGAGGCCGAGGCCGCGCATCCGGACCGAACCCGCGCTGTCCAGCTCAACCGCGTCCTGCACTTCGCGATCTACGGTGCCTGCGGCCTCGCACCGCTGCAAGAGATCATCGCCCGGCTCTGGCTGAAGGCCGGCCCGGTGATCAACCTCGATCTGCGTGCCCATCCGGAACGGCTGCTCCAGGGCTTCGCGCTCCGGCGGCACGCCGAGGCTCTGGCGGCCATCGAGATTCGCGACGGCGCCGCGGCCTCGGCCGCCATCGCGGCGGATATCCGCGAGGCCGCCGACTTCATCCTGTCACGCGGCGGATTGCGAGACCATCAGGGAGAGGAGTGA
- a CDS encoding SDR family oxidoreductase, whose translation MDLGIAGLRVLVTAGAAGIGRGIADAFQEEGARVFACDIDAEALNGLPDAVGRTRTDVADRDAVAAMMDQAVDFLGGLDVLVNNAGIAGPTGRVEEIAPEEWDRCLTVCLTSQFNCARLAVPHLRQSANASIVNLSSAAGKFGFALRSPYAAAKWGVIGFTKSLAIELGSAGIRVNAILPGLVAGDRQRRVLESKAQQQGTSFDEMEARAFSFVSVKEYVTARQLADQILLLCSPRGRTISGQAISIDGDTRMLS comes from the coding sequence ATGGATCTGGGGATTGCCGGCCTGCGCGTCCTGGTGACGGCGGGCGCTGCCGGAATCGGGCGCGGGATCGCCGACGCCTTCCAGGAAGAGGGCGCACGCGTCTTCGCGTGCGACATCGACGCGGAGGCTCTGAACGGCCTGCCGGACGCGGTCGGCCGCACGCGGACCGACGTGGCCGATCGCGACGCGGTGGCCGCGATGATGGATCAGGCCGTCGACTTCCTCGGAGGCCTGGACGTGCTGGTCAACAATGCCGGCATCGCCGGGCCGACCGGACGGGTCGAGGAGATCGCTCCCGAGGAGTGGGACCGGTGCCTGACGGTCTGCCTGACGAGCCAGTTCAACTGCGCGCGCCTCGCGGTGCCGCATCTCCGGCAGAGCGCGAACGCCTCGATCGTCAACCTGTCCTCGGCCGCGGGGAAATTTGGCTTCGCCCTGCGGAGCCCGTACGCGGCGGCCAAGTGGGGGGTCATCGGCTTCACCAAATCGCTCGCGATCGAGCTCGGCAGCGCCGGAATCCGGGTGAACGCGATCCTGCCCGGGCTCGTCGCCGGCGACCGCCAGCGGCGGGTGCTCGAATCGAAGGCGCAGCAGCAGGGCACGAGCTTCGACGAGATGGAAGCGCGCGCTTTCTCGTTCGTGTCCGTCAAGGAATACGTCACCGCGCGGCAGCTCGCCGACCAGATTCTGCTGCTCTGCTCACCTCGCGGCCGGACCATCTCGGGTCAGGCGATCTCGATCGACGGTGACACGCGGATGCTGTCCTGA
- a CDS encoding GntR family transcriptional regulator produces the protein MNKIEPGIGISRRYLHDEVAERMRELIRSGEMEPKARINEGELTERFGISRTPLREAIKILATEGLLELLPNRGARVASISDTELEEMMEVIAGLEATAGDLACRTISEAEIDAIAKDHEAMVAAWKAADEAGYFSHNRRIHEAIMAASHNTILANIYESLSGRIQRSRYSAHQTPDQWARAVAEHERMIELLRARDGAALATLMREHIRGKKSVIAANYGAVETA, from the coding sequence ATGAACAAGATCGAGCCCGGGATCGGTATCAGCCGTCGCTATCTTCACGACGAGGTGGCGGAGCGGATGCGCGAGCTTATCCGCTCCGGCGAGATGGAGCCGAAGGCGCGCATCAACGAGGGCGAGCTGACCGAACGCTTCGGGATCTCGCGCACGCCGCTCCGGGAAGCGATCAAGATCCTGGCCACCGAAGGTCTGCTCGAGCTTCTTCCGAACCGCGGCGCGCGTGTCGCAAGCATCTCGGACACCGAACTCGAGGAGATGATGGAGGTCATCGCCGGCCTCGAAGCGACGGCGGGCGACCTGGCTTGCCGGACGATCAGCGAGGCCGAGATCGACGCCATCGCGAAGGATCACGAGGCGATGGTGGCGGCCTGGAAGGCGGCCGACGAGGCCGGCTATTTCAGTCACAACCGCCGGATCCACGAAGCCATCATGGCGGCCAGCCACAACACGATCCTGGCGAACATCTACGAGAGCCTGTCCGGCCGCATCCAGCGATCGCGCTACAGCGCGCACCAAACTCCGGATCAGTGGGCCCGCGCCGTGGCCGAGCATGAGCGGATGATCGAACTGCTGCGCGCCCGCGACGGCGCAGCCCTCGCCACGCTGATGCGCGAGCACATCCGTGGAAAGAAGTCCGTGATCGCAGCCAATTACGGGGCCGTCGAGACCGCCTGA
- a CDS encoding GntR family transcriptional regulator — protein MSHAQRLRQRIEDEIVSGELALGSRLDENQLAARFGVSRTPIREALLQLAVTGLIQTKPRRGAIVSAPEPHLLLAMFETMAEIEAACGRLAARRLVPEDAIALSAALDGCRAALATDDTEAYYAENYVFHTVVYRASHNAFLADQALSLHRRLAPYRRLQLRVRQRLPQSLAEHEAIVAAIVAGDETRASEVLRSHVIVQGDRFTDLVAGLRAPSAA, from the coding sequence ATGAGCCACGCTCAGCGGCTGCGGCAGCGGATCGAGGACGAGATCGTCTCCGGCGAACTCGCGCTCGGCTCACGGCTCGACGAGAACCAGCTGGCGGCCCGCTTCGGCGTCTCACGCACGCCAATCCGCGAAGCGCTGCTGCAATTGGCGGTGACCGGCCTGATCCAGACGAAGCCTCGGCGCGGGGCGATCGTCAGCGCGCCCGAGCCGCATCTTCTGCTCGCCATGTTCGAGACCATGGCGGAGATCGAGGCCGCCTGCGGCCGGCTGGCCGCCCGGCGCCTCGTCCCAGAGGATGCCATCGCCTTGAGCGCCGCCCTGGACGGGTGCCGCGCGGCCCTGGCGACCGATGACACCGAGGCCTACTACGCCGAGAACTACGTCTTCCACACCGTGGTCTACCGGGCGAGCCATAACGCCTTCCTGGCGGATCAGGCGCTGTCCCTTCACCGCCGGCTGGCACCGTATCGCCGTCTGCAGCTGCGCGTGCGGCAGCGCCTGCCGCAATCGCTCGCGGAGCATGAAGCGATCGTGGCTGCCATCGTCGCGGGCGACGAGACGCGCGCCTCGGAGGTGCTGCGCAGCCACGTGATTGTGCAGGGTGACCGCTTCACCGACTTGGTCGCCGGTCTGCGGGCACCAAGCGCCGCCTGA
- the dctP gene encoding TRAP transporter substrate-binding protein DctP, with protein MTPTRRSLVAATLAAPVVLKFGLGAAQAATTLKLSHQFPGGTIEEGDFRDRMCRKFAKMVGERSKGALDVQVYPGSSLMKTNAQFGAMRKGALDMSLYPSPYAGGEVPELNIGLMPALVTSYAQAVAWKGAPVGRKLAEILDAKGIILVSWVWQAGGVASRERPLVSPSDAKGQKVRGGSREMDMMMKEAGAATLSIPSNESYAAMQTGACDAVITSSTSLISFRLEELSKALTSGRERSYWFMLEPIMMSKIVFSGLPKDQQDLIMAVGTELESFGQTGAKEDDTRVEEIFSKAGAKVSQLDEKSLGQWRDLARNTAWKDYAGKNANCAELLKLAEQVA; from the coding sequence ATGACGCCCACTCGCCGATCCCTCGTCGCCGCCACGCTCGCGGCGCCGGTCGTCTTGAAGTTCGGTCTCGGGGCCGCTCAGGCCGCGACGACCCTGAAGCTGTCGCACCAGTTTCCGGGCGGCACCATCGAGGAGGGCGATTTCCGCGACCGTATGTGCCGGAAGTTCGCCAAGATGGTCGGCGAGCGCTCGAAGGGCGCCCTGGACGTGCAGGTCTATCCCGGCTCCTCGCTGATGAAGACCAACGCCCAGTTCGGCGCGATGCGGAAGGGCGCGCTCGACATGTCGCTCTACCCGAGCCCCTATGCCGGCGGCGAGGTACCGGAGCTCAACATCGGGCTCATGCCGGCCCTGGTGACCTCCTACGCTCAGGCGGTGGCCTGGAAGGGCGCCCCCGTCGGCCGGAAGCTCGCCGAGATCCTCGACGCGAAGGGGATCATCCTGGTGTCATGGGTCTGGCAGGCCGGCGGCGTCGCCAGCCGCGAGCGGCCGCTGGTCTCTCCGTCCGACGCCAAGGGCCAGAAGGTCCGCGGCGGCTCCCGTGAGATGGACATGATGATGAAGGAGGCCGGCGCCGCAACACTGTCGATCCCGTCGAACGAATCCTACGCGGCGATGCAGACCGGCGCCTGCGATGCCGTGATCACCTCTTCGACCAGCCTGATCTCGTTCCGCCTGGAAGAGCTGTCCAAGGCCCTGACCTCGGGGCGGGAGCGGTCCTACTGGTTCATGCTCGAGCCGATCATGATGTCGAAGATCGTGTTCTCCGGGCTGCCGAAGGATCAGCAGGACCTGATCATGGCCGTCGGAACCGAGCTTGAATCCTTCGGGCAGACCGGCGCCAAGGAGGATGACACCCGCGTCGAGGAGATCTTCTCCAAGGCCGGCGCCAAAGTCTCGCAGCTCGATGAGAAGTCCCTCGGTCAGTGGCGCGATCTGGCCCGGAACACCGCCTGGAAGGACTATGCCGGCAAGAACGCAAACTGCGCGGAACTGCTGAAGCTCGCGGAGCAGGTCGCGTGA
- a CDS encoding TRAP transporter small permease, protein MSHGFDAATAGPEAGAADEPRLPGLLGALDRAMRLLNRVILALGGLCLVAACPVLTHSVVVRYLLKQPTEWQDEMAVFLIVGATFLSAAGVQAKRGHVAIEAVTGLLPPAANRVRLLLADVVSLAFCLFFSWKSWSLDHEAWVDGQISQSTWGPPLWIPYTLMSAGMSLLCLQFALQIAEGLVYGPRAAGWAKPKIGLGADLNTDMRGAPEITPRGPDPLGQTMTAKGKR, encoded by the coding sequence GTGAGCCACGGCTTCGACGCCGCCACGGCGGGGCCTGAAGCCGGCGCGGCCGATGAGCCGCGCCTTCCCGGCCTGCTCGGCGCCCTCGACCGGGCGATGCGCCTCCTGAACCGGGTGATCCTAGCCCTGGGCGGCCTCTGCCTCGTGGCGGCCTGCCCGGTTCTGACCCACAGCGTCGTGGTCCGCTACCTCCTGAAGCAGCCGACGGAGTGGCAGGACGAGATGGCGGTGTTCCTGATCGTCGGGGCCACGTTCCTCTCCGCGGCCGGCGTCCAGGCCAAGCGCGGTCACGTCGCCATCGAGGCCGTCACCGGCCTGCTGCCGCCGGCGGCCAACCGGGTGCGGTTGCTGCTGGCGGACGTCGTCAGCCTCGCCTTCTGCCTGTTCTTCTCCTGGAAGAGCTGGTCGCTGGACCATGAGGCCTGGGTCGACGGCCAGATCTCGCAATCGACCTGGGGACCGCCGCTCTGGATCCCCTACACGCTGATGTCCGCCGGCATGAGCCTGCTCTGCCTGCAATTCGCGCTGCAGATCGCCGAGGGGCTGGTCTACGGCCCGCGTGCGGCCGGTTGGGCCAAGCCCAAGATCGGCCTCGGCGCCGACCTGAACACGGATATGCGCGGCGCCCCGGAGATCACGCCAAGGGGTCCGGATCCGCTCGGCCAGACCATGACCGCGAAGGGCAAGCGATGA
- a CDS encoding TRAP transporter large permease has protein sequence MSTAAIGFLYAGATLGAMLSGIPIAFALGFVALAFMVAFMPGASLDTVAQNVYEEMASITLLSIPLFILKGAAIGRSRAGQDLYSAMHAWMHRIPGGLGIANVFACALFAAMAGSSPATCSAIGSAGIPEMRKRGYSPGFAAGIIAAGGTLGILLPPSITMILYAVAAEQSLGRLFLAGIGPGLLLVGLFAAWSMIRFRSEYATAKAALERGGPASPILTDDQYTMAQRFSTLPRVLPFVVLLTGVMVALYGGYATPSETAGLGGLLALALIAAIYGVWRFRDVTPILTATLRESTMLMLIIGMSLLYAYVMSYLHISQSAAAAIVAMQLSPWVLLVTILALVIVLGFFLPPVSIILMTAPIILPPLKAAGFDLVWFGVVMTITMEMGLIHPPVGLNIFVIKNIAPDIPLSDIIWGTLPFVLLMAVAILILCLVPGIAMWLPDLLLATTR, from the coding sequence ATGAGCACGGCCGCGATCGGCTTCCTGTACGCGGGTGCCACCCTCGGGGCGATGCTGTCCGGCATCCCCATCGCCTTCGCGCTGGGCTTTGTCGCCCTGGCCTTCATGGTCGCGTTCATGCCGGGCGCGTCGCTCGATACGGTGGCGCAGAACGTCTACGAGGAGATGGCCTCCATCACCCTGCTGTCGATCCCGCTCTTCATCCTGAAGGGCGCGGCGATCGGACGGTCCCGGGCGGGCCAGGATCTCTACTCGGCCATGCACGCCTGGATGCACCGGATCCCCGGTGGGCTCGGCATCGCCAACGTCTTCGCCTGCGCGCTATTCGCAGCCATGGCGGGCTCGAGCCCTGCCACCTGCTCAGCGATCGGGTCGGCCGGCATCCCGGAGATGCGCAAGCGCGGCTACTCGCCGGGCTTCGCGGCGGGCATCATCGCGGCCGGAGGGACCCTCGGAATCCTGCTGCCGCCGTCCATCACCATGATCCTGTACGCGGTTGCCGCCGAGCAGTCGCTGGGGCGCCTGTTCCTGGCGGGCATCGGCCCGGGGCTGCTGCTCGTCGGGTTGTTCGCCGCCTGGTCGATGATCCGCTTCCGGTCGGAATACGCGACCGCGAAGGCGGCCCTGGAGCGCGGCGGCCCGGCCTCGCCGATCCTGACGGACGACCAGTACACGATGGCGCAGCGCTTCTCGACGCTGCCGCGGGTGCTGCCCTTCGTGGTGCTACTCACCGGCGTGATGGTGGCGCTCTACGGCGGCTACGCGACACCATCGGAGACCGCCGGCCTCGGCGGCCTCCTGGCGCTCGCGCTGATCGCCGCGATCTACGGCGTCTGGCGCTTCCGGGACGTCACCCCGATCCTGACCGCGACGCTGCGGGAATCGACCATGCTGATGCTGATCATCGGCATGTCGCTGCTCTACGCCTACGTGATGAGCTACCTGCACATCTCGCAATCGGCGGCGGCCGCGATCGTTGCGATGCAGCTCTCGCCCTGGGTGCTGCTGGTGACGATCCTCGCCCTGGTGATCGTGCTCGGGTTCTTCCTGCCGCCGGTCTCGATCATCCTGATGACGGCGCCGATCATCCTGCCGCCGCTCAAGGCGGCAGGCTTCGATCTGGTCTGGTTTGGGGTGGTCATGACCATCACCATGGAGATGGGTCTGATCCATCCGCCGGTGGGCCTCAACATCTTCGTCATCAAGAACATCGCCCCCGACATCCCGCTGTCGGACATCATCTGGGGTACCCTGCCCTTCGTGCTGCTGATGGCGGTCGCGATCCTGATCCTGTGCCTCGTGCCGGGCATCGCGATGTGGCTGCCGGATCTGCTGCTGGCGACGACGCGGTAG
- a CDS encoding YbaK/EbsC family protein, with protein MSLESVRAFFAEKAPDIAVIELATSTATVAEAADGHGVAPGQIAKTLSIRVSDQVALVVTRGDARLDNKKAKAFFGGKVRMLDLGEVEALTGHPVGGVCPFGLRAPLPVYCDLSLKAFDEVVPAAGSTHSSVRIAPGRMAELTDAAWIDVCAVPA; from the coding sequence ATGAGCCTCGAATCCGTGCGCGCCTTCTTCGCCGAGAAGGCACCCGACATCGCGGTCATCGAGCTCGCGACCAGCACGGCGACCGTGGCGGAGGCGGCGGACGGGCACGGGGTCGCGCCCGGCCAGATCGCCAAGACCCTCTCGATCCGCGTCAGCGATCAGGTCGCCCTCGTCGTAACCCGTGGCGATGCGCGGTTGGACAACAAGAAAGCCAAGGCGTTCTTCGGCGGCAAGGTGCGGATGCTCGATCTCGGTGAGGTCGAGGCGCTCACCGGCCACCCGGTCGGCGGCGTCTGCCCCTTCGGCCTGCGGGCACCCCTGCCCGTCTATTGCGATCTCTCGCTGAAGGCCTTCGACGAGGTGGTGCCGGCCGCCGGCAGCACGCACAGCTCGGTGCGTATCGCGCCTGGCCGCATGGCCGAACTGACGGACGCGGCCTGGATCGATGTCTGCGCGGTGCCGGCCTGA